ACTTTGCTAAAGATCCCTTTAAAAATCCTGTTATTGCTACACCTGCTTGACTACCTACCCATGTTGGATCTTGTAATTTTTCGATACCTGGAACTATCCATTGATAACCCAACCATATACGCAAAATAGTCCATACAGGTACTAAGTATTTATTCTTTAAAAATTTCATTTTATTCCATCTCCTTTGTATTATTTATTATAATTTCAATATTAATCATTTTTTATTTTCCTATTAGACGATTCAATCACATAATTTAAAAGACCATTTAAGCAATCCTTATAAATTGAAGGTTCTAAATCTTCAATTTCTTCTTTAGCTTTTAAAGCAAATTCTTTAGCATTAAGAGCTGTGATATTATTACTTGCGCTAGGATCACCGTCTATGCAATCATCAATTATTTGATATACCATTCCTAAATTTAATCCGTAATTTTCTAAAGCTGTAATTTCTTCTTCTTTTCCTTTAACTGTTTTGGCTCCAAGTTTACAGCAAGCAGCCATAAATGATGCTGTTTTTCCTTCTATTATATTGAGATAATCCTGCTTTGAAATTTCATAATTTTGTGCTTGTTCGATTTCTGCAATGCACATTTTTTCAATAACTTCTGTAATAACCTCTTCTGCATCTTTTGTTTGCAATTTTAATAATATTGAAAATGCCTTAGCATAAAAAGCATCTCCTGCCAGAACTGCTACCTTTCTACCAAATATATTATTTAAAGTTTTTTGACCACGGCGAAATAAATCATTGTCAATTATATCGTCGTGTACTAAACTTGCACTATGTATTAGTTCAATTGCTACACATAAATTAATTAATTGTATTCTTTCCTCTGCAGTCATTTCAGGTTTTATAGCTTTAGCTGAAAGTATTACCAAACTCGGCCGAAGATACTTTCCTGGAACTTTAAAAAAATATTTAAATACCTCTTCTGTTGAATCTGAACTAATATCTTTTCCAATGTTTTTTAAAATCACCTCAACTTCATTGAGCTCTTTACTTATTGCCTTTTTTGCTTCTATAAAACTTGACATAACCTCACCAACTCTCAATAATTTAATGTTAAAATTTTAAGCTTTCATTTATGACATAGTATACATAGAACATGTGTAGATATTATGAAGATAATTTATAAAGTTTTGAGATATTCTTATCCTCGTCTTTGCAATCTTCCCAAAACATTGTATAAATACGCACAAAAAAAAACTGCTGACACTTTGTCAACAGTTTTAGAAGATAGTATAAAAAACTTTATACTACTTTCGCTATTTTTACTACAAAATTAGCCCCTTTTCCAATCATGCTATCTACTGTTATATTTCCGCCATGTGCTTCAACTATAGACTTAGAAATCGTAAGTCCTATCCCTGCTCCACCTGTTAATTTATGTCTCGACTCATCTGCTCTATAAAATCTCTCAAATACATAAGGTAAATCATCTTGTGATATTCCTATCCCTGTATCCTTAACACTTAGTTCAAGAAAATTATTATCTTCAGTTATATTAACCTCCACTTTGCCATCTTTCTGAGTATATTTTAAGGCATTAGATATTAGATTAACTACAACTTGACTTATTTTATCTTTATCTAAATATGCAAGAATATCTTTCTCATGAAAAATTAAAGATACACCTTTATTTAAAAATTCTTTTTCGAAATTTAGAACTATATTTTTAACAGCCTCACCAATATTAAACTCAGTCTTATTTAAAACGAGATTTTCACTTTCATATTGTGCTAACTTTTCCAAATCTCCTACAAGACGATTAAGTCTTAGTATCTCTTCATGGCAGCTTATAAGCCTTTCTGGGGTTGGCTCCCATATTCCATCTATCAGTGCTTCCATATGACTTTGAAGAGTAGAAAGTGGGGTTCTAAGTTCATGGGAAACGTCTCTTGCTAGTCTTTGCCTTAATTTTTCCTGTTCATTAAGAGAATATCCAAGACTATTAATGGTGGAAGTTAGTTTGTCTATCTCCTCAACATTTGATTTCTTCTCAATCTTTTGACTATAATCCCCTTTTGAAATCATCTCTGCTATATTTATAACCTTTAAAATTGGTCTGCTTAATCCTTCTGCCATTATTAAACCTAATATTAATGCAAATAATAAAGAAGCTGCTCCAACACCTATAAGTATTTTATTAAGTGTTTTTGAATACATTATATCATTTTCGTCATAATAAAAAGGACCATAATGACCTATACTTATAGTTCCTACTTTACTAGAATCATTTATTATTGGATATTCATCTTTAGAATACTCGCTTTCCCAGGTTGGAAAAATCTTTTGCATTGTACTAATTAAACGATTTTTAACTTCTTCACATTTAATATTATTATAAGTTTCAGCATCCCATATTACTTTATTTGACGCATCTTTTACAGTGATAAATAATCCATTTTCAATTGCGCCAGCACCAATACTTTGAATTGCCTCAATATTGAAATTTGCACTATACTCACGACTTATAGCTGCAACAATAATTTTATTATCTCTTTCACGTTCTTGAATAACATAATTTTTAAATTGATTTACAAGAAAGAAGTGTGAAAGGATACTAATGAGTGCCACGCAAATCATTGTTATAAATATGTATGAAAGCGAAAGTCTGGTTCTAAGATTTTTCTTCATTAAATTTTCCTCCAAACCTATAGCCTGTTCCATGGACAGTAATTATATACTGTGGATCCTTAGGATTGGTTTCAATCTTTTGTCTTATATTTTTAACATGAGTATCTACATTACGATCATATCCATCATAGTCATCTCCAAGTGCATTACTTATAAGCTCTTCCCTTGTAAAAGTCTTGTTAGGATACTTAAGTAAGGTCATCAATATTTTATATTGCCTTGAGGTAAGCGCTATATTCTCTCCATTTTTCCGTATTTCTTTCTTTAACATATCAAATACCAAATCATTATCATTAAACGAAATTTCATTAGATAAAGGTACAACTTCTTCATTAAGTCTTCTAAATATAGCATATATTCTTGCTATAAGTTCTCTTGGACTAAAAGGTTTAGTTATGTAATCATCAGCTCCCATATGTAATCCAGAAATTATACTCTTTTCATCAATTTTTGCTGTAAGCATTATAATTGGTACTCTAGATTTTTTTCTAACTATGTTGCAGATTTCTTCACCTGTCATATCTGGCAACATTAGATCTAGAACTATTAAATCTGGATTAATCCTTTCAAACACCTCTAATGCTTGATTACCATCATATGCTTCAAATACAATTGCACCTTCCTTCTCTAGATATGATTTTATAACTTCAACTATCTTATTCTCATCATCTACTATAATAACCTTTTTTTCTTCCAACATATTTTACTCCTACCTGACTTATAAATTATAAGTTAAATGCCCAATATATTTTTGCTTTACACTACTTTTAATTGGAATAATATAGAGCTATAATTCCTTATTTCCAAGTTTTACTCTCATCAAACCATCTTAATTGTATATTAAATTAAGATTATATCCAAACATATTTCATATTGCTAAGATATAATCTTAATTCATAATCTTCCTCTTATTAATAAGTAAGAATTTCTATATTTTTTCTTTTATTATCTTTTCTACTTCTCTTAAGTACTCCTTGCGAGTTTCATCAGGGACAGAGGGAACTGCACCAAAGAATGTATGACTAATCACTTCTATTCCACTGAAATTGAATATACCATCATCAGTAGTTTGTTTCATTGAATTATGCATTCCATTTTGAGCATAATATTCATTAGGACTACCTGTAGTACAAAATAATAATGCTTTTTTCCCATTTAATAGACCTCTTGGAGCTCCATCTACACTTTCATAAGCAAATCCATAAGAAAAGACTCTATCAACGTATCCTTTTAATATTGCTGGAACGCTAACCCACCAGACAGGATATACAAATGTAATAACATCTGCCCATTTGATGTGTTCTTGTTCTGTTTTTATATCTTCAGACAGTTTTCCACTTTGCAAAGCCTCAAAATCAGTCGGTTTAAGAATAGGGTCAAATCCTATTTCATAAAGATTTCTAACAGCAATATTATCTCCTTTTTCTTTTGATGCTTTCTCTATACTGTCAACTATTCCTTT
The window above is part of the Clostridium saccharoperbutylacetonicum N1-4(HMT) genome. Proteins encoded here:
- a CDS encoding polyprenyl synthetase family protein; amino-acid sequence: MSSFIEAKKAISKELNEVEVILKNIGKDISSDSTEEVFKYFFKVPGKYLRPSLVILSAKAIKPEMTAEERIQLINLCVAIELIHSASLVHDDIIDNDLFRRGQKTLNNIFGRKVAVLAGDAFYAKAFSILLKLQTKDAEEVITEVIEKMCIAEIEQAQNYEISKQDYLNIIEGKTASFMAACCKLGAKTVKGKEEEITALENYGLNLGMVYQIIDDCIDGDPSASNNITALNAKEFALKAKEEIEDLEPSIYKDCLNGLLNYVIESSNRKIKND
- a CDS encoding sensor histidine kinase; translated protein: MKKNLRTRLSLSYIFITMICVALISILSHFFLVNQFKNYVIQERERDNKIIVAAISREYSANFNIEAIQSIGAGAIENGLFITVKDASNKVIWDAETYNNIKCEEVKNRLISTMQKIFPTWESEYSKDEYPIINDSSKVGTISIGHYGPFYYDENDIMYSKTLNKILIGVGAASLLFALILGLIMAEGLSRPILKVINIAEMISKGDYSQKIEKKSNVEEIDKLTSTINSLGYSLNEQEKLRQRLARDVSHELRTPLSTLQSHMEALIDGIWEPTPERLISCHEEILRLNRLVGDLEKLAQYESENLVLNKTEFNIGEAVKNIVLNFEKEFLNKGVSLIFHEKDILAYLDKDKISQVVVNLISNALKYTQKDGKVEVNITEDNNFLELSVKDTGIGISQDDLPYVFERFYRADESRHKLTGGAGIGLTISKSIVEAHGGNITVDSMIGKGANFVVKIAKVV
- a CDS encoding response regulator transcription factor, coding for MLEEKKVIIVDDENKIVEVIKSYLEKEGAIVFEAYDGNQALEVFERINPDLIVLDLMLPDMTGEEICNIVRKKSRVPIIMLTAKIDEKSIISGLHMGADDYITKPFSPRELIARIYAIFRRLNEEVVPLSNEISFNDNDLVFDMLKKEIRKNGENIALTSRQYKILMTLLKYPNKTFTREELISNALGDDYDGYDRNVDTHVKNIRQKIETNPKDPQYIITVHGTGYRFGGKFNEEKS
- a CDS encoding NAD(P)H-dependent oxidoreductase translates to MNHLVVFAHPNPKSFCKGIVDSIEKASKEKGDNIAVRNLYEIGFDPILKPTDFEALQSGKLSEDIKTEQEHIKWADVITFVYPVWWVSVPAILKGYVDRVFSYGFAYESVDGAPRGLLNGKKALLFCTTGSPNEYYAQNGMHNSMKQTTDDGIFNFSGIEVISHTFFGAVPSVPDETRKEYLREVEKIIKEKI